Genomic window (Polycladomyces subterraneus):
ACTGCATCCGGAAGTGACGGCGACCGTGGCCGTCCATGTGGTGGAAGAATGAACCGTGCCGATCAGCGCTCCACGCGCGGGTGGGGCGTTTTTTTATGGCAGCGGCTGGAGGATGATGGAACATGAGTGAGTTGTTTGCAGACCGTCTCCCTCCTCACAATCTTGAGGCGGAACAGGCTGTTCTGGGTGCCATTTTGATCGATCCATCCTCGTTGGTGACGGTGACTGAGCGGCTTCGACCCGAGGATTTTTACCGACAGGGGCATCAGCGACTGTTTCAGGTGATGATTGAGCTGTCGGAACGGGGAGAACCGCTCGATCTGGTGACGATCACATCCGAGCTGCAGGACCGGAAGCTGTTGGAAGAGGTAGGGGGGGTCAGCTATCTAGCCGAGCTGGCCGAAGTCGTGCCCACATCTGCCAACGTGGAATATTATGCGCGCATTGTGGAGGAAAAAGCGATTTTGCGCCGGCTGATTCGGACAGCGACGCAAATCGCTTCCGCAGGGTATTCCGGTGGTGCGGAAGTGGCTGAGATTCTCGATGAGGCGGAAAAACAGATCCTGGACATCTCCCAAAGGCGCCACCGCAACGGATTCGTGCCGATCCGCGACATCCTAATTGAGACGTACGAACACATTGAGAAATTGCATTACAAAAAAGGGGAATTGACCGGGATTCCCACTGGATATACTGATTTAGACCGGATGACGTCCGGTTTGCAACCGTCCGATCTGATCATCATCGCAGCCCGACCCAGTATGGGAAAGACAGCGTTTGCCCTCAACCTTGCACAAAATGTGGCCATCCGCTCCAAACTGCCCGTCGCGATTTTCAACCTGGAGATGTCAGCCCCCCAATTGGTGATGCGGATGCTGGCAGCGGAGGGCAATATCGACGCCCAGGCATTCCGGACGGGCAATCTGACAGAAGAGGATTGGGAAAAGCTGACGATGGCGATCAGCACGTTATCGGAAGCACCCATCTTCATTGACGATACGCCTGGAGTAACGGTGTTTGATATCCGTTCCAAACTGCGCCGATTGCAGGCGGAACATGGACTGGGTCTGGTGCTGATCGACTATTTGCAGTTGATCTCCGGTCGCGGCGGGGAAAGCCGGCAACAGGAAATCTCCGAAATCTCCCGCTCTCTCAAGTTGATGGCACGGGAATTGAATGTGCCGGTCATTGCACTTTCCCAGTTGTCGCGTGCGGTGGAACAACGTCAGGACAAGCGACCGATGCTGTCGGACCTCAGGGAATCCGGTTCAATCGAGCAGGATGCCGACGTGGTAGCGTTTTTGTACCGGGATGATTATTACAACGAGGACTCCGAGAAGAAAAACATCTTGGAAGTCATTATCGGCAAGCAACGGAACGGCCCCGTCGGTAAGGTGGAATTGCTGTTCCTCAAAAACTACAACAAATTTCTCAGCTTGGATCTGCGTCACGGCGAACCGTCGATCTAGGACGTGGCTCATCCGCCATAGAGAAATTACCCTGTTTCACTCGCTTGCAAAACATTGCTAATAAACGATGGATAGGAAAACGCATTTCTCCGAATATATTACTTTAATTGCAATTTGAATGTTCGGTTTTGACATTGACACTCTAGCTTGTATTGGGATAGACTATGTATTGTGTTCGGAAAACTGGTGGAAACCGCCGCGAAGGAGGAATGACCCATGTCGACGGTGGTCGTGGTCGGCACGCAGTGGGGAGATGAAGGGAAAGGAAAAATCACCGATTTCCTCGCTGAGAAAGCCGAAGTCGTGGCACGATACCAAGGCGGTAACAATGCGGGACACACCATTGTATTTGGAGGAAAACGTTACAAACTGCATTTGATCCCTTCCGGCATTTTTTACTCGGACAAAATTTGTGTACTAGGTAACGGAATGGTGCTCAATCCCGAAGCGTTGGTGGAAGAGCTGAATTATCTGCATCAAAATGGCGTGTCTACGGACAATTTACGCATCTCCGATCGTGCGCACGTGAT
Coding sequences:
- the dnaB gene encoding replicative DNA helicase — translated: MSELFADRLPPHNLEAEQAVLGAILIDPSSLVTVTERLRPEDFYRQGHQRLFQVMIELSERGEPLDLVTITSELQDRKLLEEVGGVSYLAELAEVVPTSANVEYYARIVEEKAILRRLIRTATQIASAGYSGGAEVAEILDEAEKQILDISQRRHRNGFVPIRDILIETYEHIEKLHYKKGELTGIPTGYTDLDRMTSGLQPSDLIIIAARPSMGKTAFALNLAQNVAIRSKLPVAIFNLEMSAPQLVMRMLAAEGNIDAQAFRTGNLTEEDWEKLTMAISTLSEAPIFIDDTPGVTVFDIRSKLRRLQAEHGLGLVLIDYLQLISGRGGESRQQEISEISRSLKLMARELNVPVIALSQLSRAVEQRQDKRPMLSDLRESGSIEQDADVVAFLYRDDYYNEDSEKKNILEVIIGKQRNGPVGKVELLFLKNYNKFLSLDLRHGEPSI